The proteins below are encoded in one region of Kazachstania africana CBS 2517 chromosome 6, complete genome:
- the KAFR0F04447 gene encoding uncharacterized protein: protein MSAENLNSNLLVKGYVEYAYNEYLNITTVSVTTDDMFMPELHYQNKMAYYSGNTTKLMKRGWASSITWASYEYYDGNQDLWDKFPKEGDEFEYIASEFGEYVGTNVAQKYCACFGDSSTAGSSVALHGEVYFDAYGGLDSDCDANLCNTY, encoded by the coding sequence ATGTCGGCAGAGAATTTAAACTCAAACCTACTTGTGAAGGGATATGTCGAGTACGCTTATAACGAGTATTTAAATATTACTACTGTTTCGGTAACCACAGACGATATGTTTATGCCTGAACTTCATTACCAAAACAAAATGGCATATTACAGTGGAAATACAACAAAACTAATGAAAAGAGGTTGGGCCAGCAGTATAACTTGGGCAAGCTACGAGTACTATGATGGAAATCAAGACCTTTGGGACAAATTTCCAAAAGAAGGTGACGAATTTGAGTATATTGCCAGTGAATTTGGAGAGTACGTAGGCACTAATGTTGCTCAGAAATACTGTGCCTGTTTTGGAGACTCTTCCACAGCTGGATCAAGTGTGGCTCTACATGGGGAGGTATATTTCGATGCTTACGGAGGCCTTGACAGCGATTGTGATGCTAATTTATGTAATACATACTAA
- the KAFR0F04445 gene encoding uncharacterized protein, producing MCLLTYATASVADNSTTLLNNTDEAAAKYFSPAPGNPYLPTDDLYRPYITFQLLSQLYNNHPTKDISLITQNNETGIVAIRNVDVTNHSGSYNGESGELYNYINMDLFNELNAVFMGTNVSDENIVTIKKRSYTISQDTFKKAKAYIVSTINRSRDANFWLSTISLADSLSSIASVIYGFVTDGSSNTKHSSMKPCDTIFRTVKVDGKLVRYAVYKYSKNGHGCNFAKGTDLEVVLIEALDTKFAEGTEGGCVTLYHDGSTVAYAKFFLNGSGIAYNDILCEAISGWGAPGSIAGTASP from the coding sequence ATGTGCCTTCTAACCTATGCCACAGCATCTGTTGCAGATAATAGCACAACACTATTAAACAACACCGATGAGGCAGCCGCAAAATACTTCTCACCAGCTCCTGGAAACCCTTACCTCCCTACTGATGACTTATACAGGCCCTACATCACTTTTCAGTTGTTGAGTCAATTGTATAACAATCATCCAACAAAAGACATATCTTTAATCACTCAAAACAATGAAACAGGCATTGTGGCTATTCGTAACGTTGACGTTACCAACCATTCTGGAAGCTATAATGGAGAGTCTGGTGAGTTGTACAACTATATTAATATGGATCTTTTCAATGAGTTGAATGCAGTATTCATGGGCACAAATGTGAGTGACGAAAATATTGTAACTATCAAGAAGAGATCATATACCATATCTCAAGACACCTTCAAGAAAGCAAAAGCTTATATTGTCAGTACGATAAATAGGTCTCGTGATGCCAACTTCTGGTTATCAACAATATCGCTAGCCGACAGTCTTTCAAGTATTGCCAGTGTTATTTACGGTTTTGTGACCGATGGCTCGTCAAATACGAAACATTCTTCAATGAAACCCTGTGACACCATTTTCAGAACAGTTAAGGTGGATGGAAAATTGGTTAGATATGCAGTTTACAAGTACTCAAAGAATGGCCATGGATGTAACTTTGCAAAAGGAACGGATTTAGAGGTGGTTTTAATCGAGGCGTTAGATACTAAGTTTGCAGAGGGTACTGAAGGAGGATGTGTCACTTTGTATCATGATGGATCTACAGTTGCCTATGCCAAGTTCTTCCTCAATGGTAGTGGGATAGCATATAATGACATTCTTTGTGAGGCAATTTCTGGTTGGGGTGCGCCAGGTTCAATTGCAGGCACAGCCTCTCCTTAA
- the KAFR0F04440 gene encoding uncharacterized protein, giving the protein MIFGSWSLAERATPSLLAFVIFMNLMDSASAIFRHRSLFNDTTMAAEHYFSIPPENPWHPSNVLYKQYIVYSLLNYLFADYLVDELSTLDQDCDINVLGICTLEKSKLGHFGVYDDYDDVPPAYLDSDLFGHLSTIFGGLISSNSADFYIDEDVPTESPIWFKKSGFFIMHVFDKNKEFNSTLSKISPIQVSSTMTMSINKIWSADYNSLGGVNTTFGGHLMVEGDRINYMIYRYFKHKRELASFSAFYSEAAEVTNLLIEAVDTEFPKNVIGSCVSFYHDGPSAVYIKFLETGSDLTFDDIPCEGMMGWGALA; this is encoded by the coding sequence ATGATATTCGGTTCTTGGTCATTGGCAGAAAGGGCTACTCCTTCGCTTTTGGCctttgttatttttatgaATTTGATGGATTCAGCTTCTGCCATATTCCGACATCGTTCGCTATTTAATGACACCACTATGGCCGCGGAGCACTACTTCTCAATACCACCAGAGAACCCATGGCATCCCTCCAATGTGCTTTATAAGCAGTATATTGTCTACAGTTTGTTAAACTATTTGTTTGCTGATTATCTCGTAGATGAACTTTCTACTTTGGACCAAGATTGTGATATAAATGTGCTGGGAATCTGCACTCTTGAGAAGAGCAAGCTTGGTCATTTTGGCGTGTATGATGATTATGACGATGTCCCACCAGCATACTTAGATTCGGACCTCTTTGGTCACTTAAGCACCATATTCGGTGGTTTGATATCATCAAATAGCGCCGACTTCTACATCGATGAAGATGTGCCTACAGAATCACCTATCTGGTTTAAAAAATCGGGTTTTTTTATTATGCACGTTTTTGACAAGAATAAGGAATTTAACTCCACCTTATCTAAAATCTCACCAATCCAAGTATCATCCACTATGACTATGTCGATAAATAAGATTTGGTCTGCTGATTATAACTCATTAGGCGGTGTAAATACTACTTTTGGGGGCCATTTGATGGTAGAGGGCGATAGAATTAATTATATGATCTACAGGTACTTCAAGCATAAACGCGAACTGGCTTCATTTTCTGCTTTTTACTCTGAGGCCGCTGAAGTGACAAATCTTCTTATTGAGGCCGTAGATACTGAATTTCCAAAAAACGTCATTGGATCGTGCGTTTCTTTCTATCATGATGGACCTTCCGCCGtttatatcaaatttcTCGAGACTGGGTCCGATTTAACTTTCGATGATATACCTTGTGAGGGCATGATGGGATGGGGTGCCCTGGCGTGA